One Scyliorhinus canicula chromosome 14, sScyCan1.1, whole genome shotgun sequence genomic region harbors:
- the crebzf gene encoding CREB/ATF bZIP transcription factor, with amino-acid sequence MSGSQSGPWERRLEEARSPDVSHNSQPGLELCFLGSSDLDLWDFNWDLVEVEDGDQDFSSLTDVPLRPPSPEKSYPLAASVAETIPITGPSDGTAADPQEQPSRHNSPARNRNAAATAARLNRLKKKEYVTGLEQRASGLQAENLQLRAENQRLSRRLDELQGEARYLRAVLANQSSLARLLNRLSGLDGMKLSSSLCRDAQAQDHDYAIPGKRLKSEEEDGAAGGVCLHVDQGHVSIEFCSSCAQSASSSLKMYFPAILDGWV; translated from the exons ATGTCTGGTAGTCAGAGCGGCCCCTGGGAGAGACGGTTAGAAGAGGCCCGGAGCCCGGACGTTTCCCACAATAGTCAGCCGGGATTGGAACTGTGTTTTTTGGGGAGCTCAGATCTTGACCTTTGGGACTTCAACTGGGACTTGGTTGAAGTCGAGGACGGTGATCAGGActtttcgagcttgaccgatgTCCCATTAAGGCCGCCATCGCCTGAGAAGAGCTACCCTTTGGCAGCCAGTGTAGCTGAGACGATCCCCATCACGGGGCCTTCGGATGGGACAGCTGCCGACCCCCAGGAGCAGCCGTCCCGCCACAATTCACCTGCGAGGAACAGGAACGCTGCGGCGACGGCGGCCCGCTTAAACCGGCTGAAGAAGAAAGAGTATGTGACCGGCCTGGAGCAGCGCGCCAGCGGCCTGCAGGCGGAGAACCTGCAGCTTCGGGCCGAGAACCAGAGGTTGAGCCGGAGGCTGGACGAGCTGCAGGGGGAGGCCCGATACCTCCGAGCTGTGCTCGCCAACCAGAGCAGCTTGGCGCGGCTGCTGAACAGGCTGAGCGGCCTGGACGGTATGAAGCTGAGCTCGTCCCTTTGTAGAGACGCCCAAGCGCAGGACCACGACTACGCGATTCCCGGGAAACGGCTGAAATCCGAAGAGGAAGACGGCGCCGCGGGAGGAGTTTGTCTGCATGTGGATCAGGGACACGTCTCGATTGAATTCTGTTCCAGTTGTGCACAAAGTGCATCTTCATCGCTCAAAAT GTATTTCCCTGCCATACTGGATGGTTGGGTTTGA